From Montipora foliosa isolate CH-2021 chromosome 6, ASM3666993v2, whole genome shotgun sequence, a single genomic window includes:
- the LOC138008900 gene encoding zinc finger protein 862-like encodes MTDQRGQKRKQLTLDLFCQGKRKPKETITSEDSSSSSALVSAGASTSEETVKVLPARQLEKPVYYSKAVSAEESTGLLNSLFKEEGEGVLHHQSLCSSKSCCKLSAQEQTAHKKLKDKFKHEWLFDKEISFCSDTGIWWLSYLEGKGMFCLLCRKHDAGSKFNRSKVFNLDGSVRFRKPTLIEHINSQQHRDAISAEHLQRVSTFHIEITEKENTAHDVLFKAFYSLYWLAKEEISNRKFTSLLSLLEHLGLEEMKYLNPRSPCAVREMFLVVGQVFSNSILQKLHNANFWGLLCDDVTDISVKEQFVCFAQFFDSECGVLHTDFLFVQNVLKDSDSANAETLFTLLTNKMAELNMEINKVSSLVSDGASVMLGSKTGLAARLKEVNSTIISIHCICHKLALACVDTAKDVEYIQAVEDLLGQLWKYLENSPKRMAIYLKVQQEVKSFDLSKKSRKVITKKLKKACQTRWLSLDHAVEGITDDLEALMRTLRILESDATACGLLKKIHRPKFVGCVYILKHILPVLSQLSKTFQRGCVNFSHISPAINHAKHKLQCIVDERLPLKQFKQDLEAEGKLETLELTPTEFQFQQQEQLLLRYVSSLKANIDQRFSSALPVLSAFAVFDVMMAPPPESVNFKEYGLKHIETLAKHFYNKSNLVGEVKKQQLQAEWGKFKFDLLEWKKVVPKDVVDGKCPTVTTTTWTLHYMQAFSQAAVQPSKGRPVLRNGRFSTACFGRPFTNFCA; translated from the exons ATGACTGACCAGCGAGGTcaaaaacgaaagcaattaACCTTAGATCTTTTTTGTCAAGGAAAACGAAAACCAAAAGAGACAATTACAAGTGAAG ATTCTAGCTCAAGCAGTGCGCTTGTATCAGCTGGTGCTAGTACCTCAGAGGAAACAGTAAAAGTTTTGCCTGCTAGACAGCTCGAAAAACCAGTCTACTATTCTAAAGCGGTTTCTGCCGAGGAAAGCACTGGTCTCTTAAACTCGTTGTTcaaagaagaaggagaaggcgTTTTGCACCATCAGTCGTTATGCAGTAGCAAGTCATGTTGTAAGCTATCTGCACAAGAGCAAACTGCACACAAAAAGCTAAAAGACAAGTTCAAACATGAGTGGCTGTTTGACAAAGAGATCTCGTTTTGCTCTGATACGGGGATTTGGTGGCTTTCATATTTAGAGGGCAAAGGTATGTTCTGTCTTCTTTGCCGAAAGCATGATGCAGGCAGCAAATTCAATAGGTCAAAGGTTTTCAATCTTGATGGTTCTGTTCGTTTCCGGAAACCGACACTGATAGAACATATTAACAGTCAGCAACATCGTGATGCCATCTCTGCAGAACACCTGCAAAGAGTTTCAACATTTCATATAGAAATCACTGAGAAGGAAAATACTGCTCATGATGTTTTATTCAAGGCATTCTATTCTTTGTATTGGCTTGCAAAAGAAGAAATTTCAAACCGAAAGTTTACTTCGTTGTTGTCCCTACTGGAGCATTTGGGACTCGAAGAGATGAAATACTTGAATCCCCGATCACCATGTGCCGTGAGGGAGATGTTTTTGGTTGTTGGGCAAGTGTTTTCTAACAGCATCTTGCAAAAGCTTCATAATGCAAATTTTTGGGGGCTGCTATGTGATGATGTTACTGATATTTCTGTTAAGgaacagtttgtttgttttgctcagtTCTTCGACTCTGAATGTGGTGTGCTGCACACTGATTTCCTCTTTGTACAAAATGTCCTAAAGGACTCTGATTCAGCAAATGCGGAAACACTATTCACCCTTCTCACCAACAAGATGGCAGAATTGAATATGGAAATCAACAAAGTTTCTTCCCTGGTTAGTGATGGTGCAAGTGTTATGTTAGGTTCCAAAACAGGTCTTGCAGCCCGACTTAAAGAAGTCAATTCCACAATAATTTCAATCCACTGCATCTGCCACAAGTTAGCGCTAGCTTGTGTCGACACTGCAAAAGATGTCGAGTACATACAAGCTGTCGAGGACCTCCTAGGACAGTTGTGGAAGTATCTGGAAAATTCCCCTAAAAGAATGGCAATTTACTTGAAAGTGCAGCAAGAAGTAAAGTCTTTTGACTTGTCAAAGAAGAGCAGAAAGGTAATAACCAAGAAGCTAAAGAAAGCCTGCCAAACAAGATGGTTGTCGCTTGATCATGCAGTAGAAGGCATAACTGACGACTTAGAAGCATTAATGCGCACATTAAGAATTCTTGAAAGTGATGCAACAGCTTGTGGGCTACTGAAGAAAATACACCGTCCCAAATTCGTTGGATGTGTGTATATTCTCAAGCACATTCTTCCTGTCCTCTCTCAGCTGAGCAAAACATTCCAAAGAGGATGTGTGAACTTCAGTCACATTTCCCCTGCAATTAATCACGCTAAACACAAGCTGCAATGCATCGTGGATGAAAGGTTACCACTGAAGCAGTTCAAGCAGGATTTGGAAGCAGAGGGCAAGCTAGAGACCCTCGAGCTTACACCAACAGAATTTCAATTCCAGCAACAAGAACAGCTTCTGCTTCGATACGTCTCTTCGTTGAAGGCTAATATTGATCAGCGTTTCAGCAGTGCCCTGCCAGTCCTTAGTGCATTTGCAGTTTTTGATGTTATGATGGCTCCACCTCCTGAAAGTGTGAACTTCAAGGAGTATGGGCTCAAACACATCGAAACACTTGCTAAACATTTTTACAATAAGTCCAATCTTGTTGGTGAAGTGAAGAAGCAACAGCTCCAGGCAGAATGGGGAAAGTTTAAGTTTGATTTGTTGGAGTGGAAAAAGGTCGTTCCCAAGGATGTTGTTGACGGTAAATGTCCAACTGTGACTACCACAACATGGACTCTTCATTATATGCAGGCTTTTAGCCAGGCGGCCGTCCAGCCGTCCAAAGGACGGCCAGTTCTCAGAAATGGGAGATTTTCGACGGCCTGTTTTGGGCGGCCATTTACGAACTTCTGTGCTTAA